A genome region from Bacillota bacterium includes the following:
- the prmA gene encoding 50S ribosomal protein L11 methyltransferase, giving the protein MKWMEITVVTSQEAKEAVADVFYRAGANGVVVEDASLPILADDVEDYSLISVPDIPLEEVRVTAYLPLLEVTPGFVEEIRLAVAALADFGLDPSPAEVLINEVAEEDWATAWKQYYQPIIVGEKLVIKPSWDTFVPSGNPAIVDLDPGMAFGTGNHATTMMCLEFLHEEDLAGKRVLDMGCGSGILSLAAAKLGAKSVLALDYDPLAVKVALENVLHNKLQSRIEVKESDLFAAARGTYDLVVANIIARVVVDLIASLEKYLAPNGVFLASGIIRDKLEAVLSALDAHGFKVRSVSEQGEWVALTAIRKAN; this is encoded by the coding sequence ATGAAGTGGATGGAGATTACCGTTGTGACGAGCCAAGAGGCCAAAGAAGCGGTGGCAGACGTCTTTTACCGGGCCGGCGCTAATGGCGTCGTGGTCGAAGATGCCTCGCTACCCATTTTGGCAGATGATGTGGAGGATTACTCTCTCATCTCTGTGCCCGACATCCCCTTAGAAGAGGTACGGGTTACGGCCTACTTGCCCCTCTTGGAGGTGACGCCAGGCTTCGTTGAGGAAATACGCTTGGCCGTGGCGGCCCTAGCCGACTTTGGTCTTGACCCTAGTCCGGCAGAAGTCCTTATTAACGAAGTAGCCGAAGAAGATTGGGCTACAGCCTGGAAGCAGTACTACCAGCCGATCATTGTGGGGGAGAAACTGGTCATCAAACCATCCTGGGATACCTTTGTCCCTAGCGGAAACCCCGCTATTGTCGATTTAGATCCTGGTATGGCCTTTGGTACCGGTAATCACGCGACCACCATGATGTGCCTCGAGTTTTTACACGAAGAAGACTTAGCCGGTAAGCGGGTGCTAGACATGGGGTGCGGTTCCGGCATTCTGTCGCTGGCAGCGGCAAAACTAGGTGCAAAATCTGTGCTCGCCTTAGACTACGACCCTCTGGCGGTCAAGGTGGCACTTGAAAACGTCCTACACAACAAGCTGCAATCGAGAATAGAGGTCAAAGAGAGCGACCTTTTCGCTGCCGCGCGGGGCACCTATGATCTAGTCGTCGCCAATATTATTGCGCGCGTAGTAGTCGACCTCATAGCGTCGCTTGAGAAGTACCTGGCTCCGAATGGTGTTTTCTTGGCCTCTGGCATTATACGCGACAAATTAGAGGCCGTGTTGTCAGCGCTTGACGCGCATGGCTTCAAGGTGCGTAGCGTGTCCGAGCAGGGCGAGTGGGTAGCTCTCACTGCCATACGCAAGGCTAACTAG
- the dnaJ gene encoding molecular chaperone DnaJ, which translates to MAKRDYYEVLGIPRSAEETEIKKAYRKLARQYHPDVNPDDSSAAEKFKEVTEAYEILSDNDKRATYDRHGHAAFEQGGGQGPFGGGFTGDFSGFGGMDDIMDMMFGGGMRRQRTGPEKGPDLQYELEIDFVDAALGKEVELEIPRTEACDTCNGSGAKPGTKPETCATCKGSGQVSFAQNTILGRINSVRTCDRCHGTGKIISSPCAACAGRGAVRRRRKVAVKIPPGVDTGTRLRLSGEGEAGQRGGPPGDLFVLLRVRAHPVFRRQGADLLLDVHISFPKAALGGKTQVKIIGDELVEVAIAPGTQSGAVLRQKGKGLTKLGSVYKGDLVVTIVVDTPKKLSSKEKDLLKQLAEAMGEVVDDKGILGRVRDALR; encoded by the coding sequence ATGGCCAAGCGAGACTACTATGAAGTACTAGGCATTCCTAGGTCAGCTGAAGAAACAGAAATCAAAAAAGCCTACCGCAAGTTAGCGCGGCAGTACCATCCTGATGTCAACCCCGATGATTCCTCTGCCGCCGAAAAGTTCAAAGAAGTAACTGAGGCCTACGAAATTTTAAGCGATAACGACAAGCGGGCCACCTACGATCGCCACGGGCATGCGGCCTTTGAGCAGGGCGGCGGGCAGGGCCCCTTTGGCGGTGGCTTCACGGGGGACTTTAGTGGTTTTGGTGGCATGGACGACATCATGGACATGATGTTTGGCGGGGGCATGCGTCGACAGCGCACAGGGCCAGAAAAGGGCCCCGACTTGCAGTATGAGCTCGAGATCGATTTTGTCGATGCCGCTTTAGGCAAAGAAGTAGAACTTGAGATTCCCCGCACCGAAGCCTGTGATACTTGTAACGGCAGTGGCGCAAAGCCTGGCACTAAGCCCGAAACCTGTGCCACTTGCAAGGGTTCAGGTCAGGTGAGTTTTGCGCAGAACACCATATTGGGGCGCATAAATTCGGTGCGCACTTGCGACCGTTGCCACGGTACCGGCAAGATTATTAGCTCACCCTGTGCTGCCTGCGCTGGCAGGGGAGCCGTGCGCAGGCGTCGCAAAGTGGCCGTTAAGATTCCGCCTGGGGTAGATACGGGCACACGTCTGCGCCTGAGTGGCGAGGGTGAGGCTGGTCAGCGTGGCGGCCCGCCCGGCGATCTCTTTGTGTTGCTGCGTGTGCGTGCACACCCTGTTTTTAGGCGCCAGGGCGCAGATTTACTCCTCGATGTCCATATCTCCTTCCCTAAGGCTGCCCTAGGGGGCAAAACTCAAGTTAAGATTATTGGCGATGAACTGGTCGAAGTTGCCATTGCCCCAGGTACGCAGAGCGGTGCGGTTTTGCGCCAGAAGGGCAAGGGGCTCACTAAGCTTGGTAGCGTCTACAAGGGAGACTTAGTGGTGACCATCGTGGTAGATACACCCAAAAAATTGTCTAGCAAAGAAAAAGATCTCCTAAAACAGCTGGCAGAAGCGATGGGCGAGGTCGTTGACGATAAGGGAATCTTAGGTCGGGTGCGAGACGCATTACGCTAG